The Streptomyces nitrosporeus genome includes a window with the following:
- a CDS encoding acyltransferase, translated as MRSSATSPAPGAPAPGPAAPADPAPSPRERRYDIDLIRLLCSVGVILCHTGSAFVNAAGRTPADGPATYWAGLAADSAGRFAVPLFFAIAGWVVLTGAPVKDGRQLRRRIGRIVLPLAVWTALYLAWGRLRGAHDGPLRDLAADALFGSVRPAYHLWYLYAYIPVIMLLAFAALVRAGRRPWGLGAALLVLAGAPTLFGDLGKVTDLDLPRFGWGFGPYQVIYAVLGALVLAAPAGAFGRLRLWWAAGAGVLLTAIVAYQHEVHYAIPYASVLVALFSGGVLLALHRAGVPGRLRPALTRLSDASFGAYLVHVLVLGVLTEWFVSPDLAWPAALALVAGVTAATTALSFGAALLWARLGLTRVLG; from the coding sequence ATGCGATCCTCCGCCACCTCCCCCGCCCCCGGCGCCCCGGCCCCCGGTCCCGCCGCCCCCGCGGACCCGGCCCCGTCGCCGCGTGAACGCCGGTACGACATCGACCTGATCCGGCTGCTCTGCTCCGTCGGCGTGATCCTCTGCCACACCGGCTCGGCCTTCGTGAACGCGGCGGGCCGCACCCCCGCCGACGGGCCGGCGACCTACTGGGCGGGCCTGGCGGCGGACTCGGCGGGCCGCTTCGCCGTACCGCTGTTCTTCGCGATCGCCGGCTGGGTGGTGCTGACCGGCGCCCCGGTGAAGGACGGGCGGCAGCTGCGCCGGCGGATCGGGCGGATCGTCCTGCCGCTGGCCGTGTGGACGGCCCTCTACCTGGCGTGGGGCCGGCTGCGCGGCGCCCACGACGGGCCGCTGCGCGACCTGGCCGCCGACGCCCTGTTCGGCTCGGTCCGCCCGGCCTACCACCTCTGGTACCTGTACGCCTACATCCCCGTGATCATGCTGCTGGCCTTCGCGGCCCTGGTGAGGGCGGGGCGGCGGCCCTGGGGCCTGGGGGCCGCTCTGCTGGTGCTCGCCGGCGCCCCCACCCTGTTCGGGGACCTGGGGAAGGTCACGGACCTGGACCTGCCCCGCTTCGGCTGGGGCTTCGGCCCGTACCAGGTGATCTACGCGGTGCTGGGGGCGCTGGTCCTGGCCGCCCCGGCCGGCGCCTTCGGCCGGCTGCGGCTGTGGTGGGCGGCCGGGGCCGGGGTCCTCCTCACGGCGATCGTCGCGTACCAGCACGAGGTGCACTACGCGATCCCGTACGCGAGCGTCCTGGTGGCCCTGTTCAGCGGCGGTGTCCTGCTCGCCCTGCACCGGGCCGGTGTGCCGGGGCGCCTGCGCCCGGCCCTGACCCGGCTGTCCGACGCGTCGTTCGGAGCGTACCTGGTGCACGTGCTGGTCCTGGGCGTGCTGACCGAGTGGTTCGTCTCCCCGGACCTGGCCTGGCCGGCGGCCCTGGCGCTGGTGGCGGGGGTGACCGCCGCGACGACGGCCCTCTCCTTCGGGGCGGCTCTGCTGTGGGCCCGGCTCGGCCTGACGCGGGTGCTGGGCTGA
- a CDS encoding glycosyltransferase family 2 protein, with translation MPKLSVVVPFHNVAAYADTTLGSLARNAGPDVEFLLVDDCSTDDTPAVVDRWADRIPGAEVIRHTANAGIAAARNSGIDAARGDFVTFLDGDDWYAPGHLARLLHAARELDCDFARTDHVQATGTSRVVRRAPARLRGTVLDPREGIAAPERETMVDYPFVWAGIYHRRLFEDGALRFDTGLRTAEDRLFVWRLHLHARTYAALGLYGIFYRRGVATSLTQIKDSRQLDFFPAYDTLLAEIGRDRDAEVLLPKAVRTYCAMIAFHNGKADEYDPPTAKRLRQESAAALRRMPQQVLETTLSMMDTRRSTLLNRLRDKQKAA, from the coding sequence GTGCCGAAACTGTCCGTTGTCGTCCCGTTCCACAATGTCGCGGCCTATGCCGACACCACCCTGGGGAGCCTGGCCCGCAACGCGGGCCCGGACGTGGAGTTCCTGCTGGTCGACGACTGCTCCACGGACGACACCCCGGCGGTCGTCGACCGGTGGGCCGACCGGATCCCCGGCGCGGAGGTCATCCGGCACACCGCCAACGCGGGCATCGCGGCGGCCCGGAACAGCGGTATCGACGCGGCACGCGGCGACTTCGTCACCTTCCTCGACGGCGACGACTGGTACGCGCCCGGCCATCTGGCCCGGCTGCTGCACGCCGCCCGGGAACTGGACTGCGACTTCGCCCGCACCGACCACGTCCAGGCCACCGGCACCAGCAGGGTGGTGCGCCGGGCGCCCGCCCGCCTGAGGGGCACGGTGCTCGACCCGCGCGAGGGGATCGCGGCACCGGAGCGGGAGACCATGGTCGACTACCCGTTCGTCTGGGCGGGGATCTACCACCGGCGGCTCTTCGAGGACGGCGCGCTGCGTTTCGACACCGGGCTGCGCACCGCGGAGGACCGGCTGTTCGTCTGGCGGCTGCACCTGCACGCCCGCACCTACGCGGCCCTCGGCCTGTACGGGATCTTCTACCGGCGCGGGGTCGCCACCTCCCTCACCCAGATCAAGGACTCCCGGCAGCTGGACTTCTTCCCCGCCTATGACACGCTCCTGGCGGAGATCGGCCGGGACCGGGACGCGGAAGTCCTGCTGCCCAAGGCGGTCCGCACGTACTGCGCGATGATCGCCTTCCACAACGGGAAGGCGGACGAGTACGACCCGCCGACCGCGAAGCGGCTCCGCCAGGAGTCGGCCGCCGCCCTGCGCCGTATGCCGCAGCAGGTGCTGGAGACGACCCTGTCGATGATGGACACCAGGCGCAGCACCCTGCTCAACCGCCTGCGTGACAAGCAGAAGGCGGCCTGA
- the leuE gene encoding leucine efflux protein LeuE, whose translation MLGVTDLPTYLAGLVLIILLPGPNSLYVLSVAARRGVRSGYVAAAGVWTGDTVLMTLSALGAASLLQTTPVLFAVVKYAGAAYLTWMAVGMLRAAVATWRERHRRVAELTEEPGPAEARGERERPYRRALVVSLFNPKAILFLVSFFVQFVDPGYAYPALSFLVLGTLLQIGSFLYLSTLIFGGTRLAAVFRRRKRLSAGATSAAGVLFLGFAAKLTFSGV comes from the coding sequence ATGCTAGGAGTGACCGATCTTCCGACCTACCTCGCCGGCCTGGTGCTGATCATCCTGCTGCCGGGCCCCAACTCGCTGTACGTGCTGTCCGTCGCCGCCCGGCGCGGGGTGCGGAGCGGATATGTGGCCGCCGCCGGGGTGTGGACGGGGGACACGGTGCTGATGACGCTGTCCGCGCTCGGGGCCGCCTCCCTGCTCCAGACCACGCCGGTGCTGTTCGCCGTGGTGAAGTACGCCGGCGCGGCCTATCTGACGTGGATGGCCGTCGGGATGCTGCGGGCCGCCGTGGCGACGTGGCGCGAGCGGCACCGGCGGGTGGCCGAGCTGACGGAGGAGCCCGGCCCGGCCGAGGCGCGGGGCGAGCGGGAGCGGCCCTACCGGCGGGCGCTGGTGGTCAGCCTGTTCAACCCGAAGGCCATCCTGTTCCTGGTCTCCTTCTTCGTGCAGTTCGTCGATCCGGGCTACGCCTACCCGGCCCTGTCGTTCCTGGTGCTGGGCACGCTGCTGCAGATCGGGAGCTTCCTGTACCTGTCCACGCTCATATTCGGCGGCACCCGCCTGGCCGCCGTCTTCCGCCGCCGGAAGCGGCTGTCGGCGGGGGCCACGTCGGCGGCGGGTGTGCTCTTCCTCGGGTTCGCGGCCAAGCTGACGTTCAGCGGCGTCTGA
- a CDS encoding polysialyltransferase family glycosyltransferase: protein MTVRTQIFQVSTLYGAATVAAALDAGLFGPGRDSHRILLVSNNAEVPETALRLEEMRGYGSLAARFDAVVDWNEAISPHHPSGWGPRAEETVLWQRAFRLAWGIGPDTPVELAVESIQVNPARALAAIFSESALHVYADGLMSYGPTRNKLPVLISCRVQRVLHLDLVPGLTPLLLTEAGVGSELVPDDAFRAVLAEIARAADGDRLLAGAGEQAPTAVLLGQYLAALGILTPQEEEDLHVRMLRGAVRAGHTSVLFKPHPTAPARYSRVLEDAAAEAGVRLTVLDGPLLAETLYERCRPALVVGCFSTAMFTAAVYYGIPVARVGTRLVLDRITPYENSNRVPLTIVDHLVPDLDQQGPGPVPALPATAPATLAPLVGAVGYCMQSGLHPQLRPAAEDWLRTHLDATTQHYFKRRRLQKLLLPGAGPRGAAVRLRRTVRRTRSSLGL from the coding sequence ATGACCGTGCGCACCCAGATCTTCCAGGTCTCCACCCTCTACGGCGCGGCGACCGTCGCGGCGGCACTGGACGCGGGTCTGTTCGGGCCCGGCCGGGACAGCCACCGGATCCTGCTCGTCTCCAACAACGCCGAGGTGCCCGAGACCGCGCTGCGCCTGGAGGAGATGCGCGGTTACGGCTCCCTCGCCGCCCGCTTCGACGCGGTCGTCGACTGGAACGAGGCGATCAGCCCGCACCACCCCAGCGGCTGGGGGCCGCGTGCCGAGGAGACCGTGCTGTGGCAGCGCGCCTTCCGCCTGGCCTGGGGCATAGGCCCCGACACCCCCGTCGAGCTGGCCGTGGAGTCCATCCAGGTCAATCCGGCCCGCGCGCTCGCGGCGATCTTCTCCGAGAGCGCCCTGCACGTCTACGCCGACGGCCTGATGAGTTACGGCCCCACCCGCAACAAGCTCCCGGTGCTGATCTCCTGCCGCGTCCAGCGGGTGCTGCACCTGGACCTGGTGCCCGGCCTCACACCGCTGCTGCTCACCGAGGCCGGGGTCGGCTCCGAACTCGTCCCCGACGACGCCTTCCGGGCCGTCCTCGCCGAGATCGCCCGCGCCGCCGACGGTGACCGGCTGCTCGCCGGGGCCGGGGAACAGGCCCCCACCGCCGTCCTGCTGGGGCAGTACCTCGCCGCGCTGGGCATCCTCACCCCCCAGGAGGAGGAGGACCTGCACGTGCGGATGCTGCGCGGCGCCGTGCGCGCCGGTCACACCAGCGTCCTCTTCAAGCCGCATCCCACCGCTCCGGCGCGCTACTCCCGCGTCCTGGAGGACGCCGCCGCCGAGGCCGGTGTACGCCTGACCGTCCTGGACGGCCCGCTGCTCGCCGAGACGCTGTACGAACGGTGCCGGCCCGCCCTGGTCGTCGGCTGCTTCTCCACCGCGATGTTCACCGCCGCCGTGTACTACGGCATCCCGGTGGCCCGGGTCGGCACCCGTCTCGTGCTGGACCGCATCACCCCGTACGAGAACAGCAACCGCGTCCCCCTCACGATCGTCGACCACCTGGTGCCCGACCTGGACCAGCAGGGCCCCGGACCCGTCCCCGCCCTGCCCGCCACCGCGCCGGCGACGCTCGCACCCCTGGTGGGGGCGGTCGGCTACTGCATGCAGTCCGGCCTCCACCCCCAGCTCCGCCCGGCGGCCGAGGACTGGCTCCGCACCCACCTGGACGCCACCACCCAGCACTACTTCAAGCGCCGGCGCCTCCAGAAACTCCTCCTCCCGGGGGCCGGCCCGCGCGGAGCGGCCGTACGCCTGCGCCGCACCGTGCGGCGTACGCGCAGCAGTCTCGGACTGTGA
- a CDS encoding acyl-CoA mutase large subunit family protein: MTRESESGLPIEPVYGPDALDGWRAEEKLGEPGAYPFTRGVYPSMYTGRPWTMRQYAGFGTATESNARYKQLIANGTAGLSVAFDLPTQMGHDSDAPIASGEVGKVGVAIDSIDDMRVLFGGIPLDKVSTSMTINAPAALLLLLYQLVGEEQGVPADKLTGTIQNDVLKEYIARGTYIFPPKPSLRLIADIFKYCKAEIPKWNTISISGYHMAEAGASPAQEIAFTLADGIEYVRTAVAAGMDVDDFAPRLSFFFVARTTILEEVAKFRAARRIWAKVMKEEFGAKNPKSLMLRFHTQTAGVQLTAQQPEVNLVRVAVQGLGAVLGGTQSLHTNSFDEAIALPTDKSARLALRTQQVLAYETDVTATVDPFAGSYVVERMTDDVEAAALELMLRVEEMGGAVNAIERGFQKSEIERSAYRIAQETDSGERVVVGVNRFRLDEEEPYEPLRVDPAIEAQQADRLAKLRAERDQGAVDAALAELRKAAQSPADTVNVLYPMKDALRARATVGEVCDALREVWGTYVPTDAF, encoded by the coding sequence ATGACGCGTGAGTCCGAGTCGGGACTGCCCATCGAGCCGGTGTACGGGCCGGACGCGCTCGACGGCTGGAGGGCCGAGGAGAAACTGGGTGAGCCGGGGGCGTACCCCTTCACCCGTGGTGTGTACCCGTCGATGTACACGGGCCGCCCCTGGACGATGCGCCAGTACGCGGGGTTCGGCACGGCCACCGAGTCCAACGCGCGCTACAAGCAGCTCATCGCCAACGGCACGGCGGGACTGTCGGTCGCCTTCGACCTGCCGACGCAGATGGGGCACGACTCGGACGCGCCGATCGCGAGCGGCGAGGTCGGCAAGGTGGGCGTCGCGATCGACTCGATCGACGACATGCGCGTCCTGTTCGGCGGGATCCCGCTGGACAAGGTGTCCACCTCGATGACCATCAACGCCCCCGCCGCACTCCTGCTCCTGCTCTACCAACTGGTCGGCGAGGAACAGGGCGTCCCGGCGGACAAGCTGACCGGCACCATCCAGAACGACGTGCTCAAGGAGTACATCGCCCGCGGCACCTACATCTTCCCGCCGAAGCCCTCGCTGCGGCTGATCGCCGACATCTTCAAGTACTGCAAGGCCGAGATCCCGAAGTGGAACACCATCTCGATCTCCGGCTACCACATGGCGGAAGCGGGTGCCTCGCCCGCGCAGGAGATCGCGTTCACCCTGGCCGACGGCATCGAGTACGTCCGTACGGCCGTCGCCGCCGGCATGGACGTGGACGACTTCGCGCCCCGGCTCTCCTTCTTCTTCGTCGCCCGTACGACGATCCTGGAGGAGGTCGCCAAGTTCCGTGCCGCCCGCCGGATCTGGGCGAAGGTGATGAAGGAGGAGTTCGGCGCGAAGAACCCCAAGTCGCTGATGCTCCGCTTCCACACCCAGACCGCGGGCGTGCAGCTCACCGCCCAGCAGCCCGAGGTCAACCTGGTCCGCGTCGCCGTCCAGGGGCTGGGCGCGGTGCTCGGCGGCACCCAGTCGCTGCACACCAACTCCTTCGACGAGGCCATCGCCCTGCCCACCGACAAGTCGGCCCGCCTGGCGCTGCGCACCCAGCAGGTGCTGGCGTACGAGACGGACGTGACGGCGACGGTGGACCCGTTCGCGGGGTCGTACGTGGTCGAGAGGATGACCGACGACGTCGAGGCCGCCGCCCTGGAACTGATGCTCCGCGTCGAGGAGATGGGCGGGGCGGTCAACGCCATCGAGCGCGGTTTCCAGAAGAGCGAGATCGAGCGTTCCGCCTACCGCATCGCGCAGGAGACCGACAGCGGCGAACGCGTCGTCGTCGGTGTCAACCGCTTCCGCCTCGACGAGGAGGAGCCCTACGAGCCGCTGCGCGTGGACCCGGCGATCGAGGCCCAGCAGGCGGACCGGCTCGCGAAGCTGCGTGCCGAGCGCGACCAGGGCGCGGTGGACGCGGCGCTGGCGGAGCTGAGGAAGGCGGCTCAGAGCCCGGCGGACACGGTCAACGTCCTCTATCCGATGAAGGACGCGCTCCGGGCGAGGGCGACGGTGGGCGAGGTCTGCGACGCGCTGAGGGAGGTCTGGGGGACGTACGTCCCGACGGACGCGTTCTGA
- a CDS encoding polysaccharide pyruvyl transferase family protein: MNVPAAPSPGPAAPSPDPAAASPDPAPAPSASPGSGADDRRAVTGRRRIAFAVRTDADRLPGLPVLLRSLALTNPAVCEDFLVLHPGLPDTAFDEARRLHPRLLPRRTEGHGAALDATAVEEYDTLVVLDPGMVVLGPLDPLLRLRTGVAAVPQPGGDGRRTVRDDGLLVIQCEDHGGVPEGAPAKDPAPGPFTPLDSRYDFLVSRLYDDTPVPAHTVVLHFPGPGADRAGHAPAYEARDRYELDDEAFRTAYCALPGAKHPELLLHCALPLIEAGRASVDLVRQVAEVHRTRGRHEEAVALLGAAVAHRPDLPRCHETLGICLMALSRYEEAEAHLLLATVSPDFAARAYGQLARLAWLLGRTEDAHAYARDGLDADPADANCHAWYARTRPAAPAVRQAPRPDPAGQLAHVALFAEGQENAGDKVLPEAVRMCFGTDTGPDRWHGRSVHRLVDEEVLAGLNARRGVVVGGGGLFLPDTAPNGNSGWQWNVPDDMLRRITVPLAVFAVGYNVFDGQHYHRERFARSLRVLVERSAFFGLRNQGSVARVRELLPPGLRDRVRYQPCPTTVARHLDAGWSDPVRRADTVLVNCAYDRANLRFGHDYGHFLAEMNTAVRALGEHAEVRYAAHMPADERFVHDLRREHGTSLPVEPLYLRTNDEIRGLYRSTRLVVGMRGHAGMIPFGCGTPVISLVSHPKLAYFLADIDRPDWGVSVHDRALGAVLTERATAMLDDHRAAVADVHGRQDLLWETTRANLAELRPVFGLPQPGPRVPGPRGAAGGTHPRGAEGGTDPRGAEGGTDPRGAAGGTGPRGAAGGTGPSPSGHPTGESVHPDGVHGPAERP; the protein is encoded by the coding sequence TTGAACGTTCCCGCCGCCCCTTCCCCCGGACCGGCCGCTCCCTCCCCGGACCCGGCCGCCGCTTCCCCGGACCCGGCCCCCGCGCCTTCCGCCTCCCCGGGGTCCGGCGCGGACGACAGACGCGCGGTCACCGGCCGGCGGCGCATCGCCTTCGCCGTCCGGACCGACGCGGACCGGCTGCCCGGCCTGCCGGTCCTGCTGCGCAGTCTCGCCCTGACCAACCCCGCCGTCTGCGAGGACTTCCTCGTCCTGCACCCCGGGCTGCCCGACACCGCCTTCGACGAGGCCCGCAGACTGCACCCCCGCCTCCTCCCGCGCCGGACCGAGGGCCATGGCGCCGCCCTCGACGCGACGGCCGTCGAGGAGTACGACACCCTCGTCGTCCTGGACCCCGGCATGGTCGTCCTCGGCCCGCTGGACCCGCTGCTGCGGCTGCGTACCGGGGTGGCGGCCGTGCCGCAGCCCGGCGGCGACGGACGGCGCACGGTGCGGGACGACGGGCTGCTGGTGATCCAGTGCGAGGACCACGGCGGCGTGCCCGAAGGCGCCCCGGCGAAGGACCCGGCCCCCGGCCCGTTCACCCCGCTCGACTCGCGGTACGACTTCCTCGTCTCCCGGCTCTACGACGACACACCCGTGCCCGCGCACACCGTCGTCCTGCACTTCCCGGGCCCCGGCGCCGACCGGGCGGGCCACGCACCGGCGTACGAGGCCCGGGACCGGTACGAACTGGACGACGAGGCGTTCCGTACCGCCTACTGCGCGCTGCCCGGCGCCAAGCACCCCGAACTGCTGCTGCACTGCGCGCTCCCGCTGATCGAGGCCGGGCGCGCCTCGGTCGACCTGGTCCGGCAGGTCGCCGAGGTCCACCGCACCCGTGGCCGCCACGAGGAAGCCGTCGCCCTGCTGGGCGCCGCCGTCGCGCACCGGCCCGATCTGCCGCGCTGCCACGAGACGCTGGGCATCTGCCTGATGGCCCTGTCCCGTTACGAGGAGGCCGAGGCGCACCTCCTGCTGGCCACCGTGTCACCGGACTTCGCCGCCCGCGCCTACGGCCAGCTGGCCCGGCTGGCCTGGCTGCTCGGCCGGACCGAGGACGCGCACGCCTACGCCCGCGACGGTCTGGACGCGGACCCGGCCGACGCCAACTGCCACGCCTGGTACGCGCGTACCCGGCCCGCCGCACCGGCCGTACGGCAGGCCCCCCGGCCCGACCCGGCCGGACAGCTCGCGCACGTCGCGCTGTTCGCCGAAGGGCAGGAGAACGCGGGCGACAAGGTGCTGCCCGAGGCGGTACGGATGTGCTTCGGCACCGACACCGGCCCGGACCGCTGGCACGGCCGCTCCGTGCACCGGCTGGTGGACGAGGAGGTCCTGGCCGGGCTGAACGCCCGGCGCGGGGTGGTCGTCGGCGGCGGAGGGCTCTTCCTGCCGGACACCGCGCCCAACGGCAACAGCGGCTGGCAGTGGAACGTCCCCGATGACATGCTGCGCCGGATCACCGTCCCGCTGGCGGTCTTCGCGGTCGGCTACAACGTCTTCGACGGCCAGCACTACCACCGGGAGAGGTTCGCCCGGAGCCTGCGCGTCCTGGTCGAACGGTCCGCCTTCTTCGGGCTCCGCAACCAGGGCTCCGTGGCCCGGGTCAGGGAACTCCTGCCCCCCGGGCTGCGGGATCGGGTCCGCTACCAGCCCTGCCCCACCACCGTCGCCCGCCATCTCGACGCCGGCTGGAGCGACCCGGTGCGCCGTGCGGACACCGTGCTCGTCAACTGCGCCTACGACCGGGCGAACCTCCGCTTCGGCCATGACTACGGCCACTTCCTCGCCGAGATGAACACCGCGGTGCGCGCTCTCGGCGAGCACGCCGAGGTCCGGTACGCGGCCCACATGCCGGCCGACGAGAGGTTCGTCCACGACCTGCGCCGGGAACACGGCACCTCACTGCCGGTGGAGCCGCTCTACCTGCGCACCAACGACGAGATCCGCGGCCTCTACCGGAGCACCCGGCTGGTGGTGGGCATGCGGGGGCACGCCGGGATGATCCCCTTCGGCTGCGGCACCCCGGTCATCAGCCTCGTCTCGCACCCCAAACTCGCCTACTTCCTCGCCGACATCGACCGCCCCGACTGGGGGGTGTCCGTCCACGACCGGGCGCTGGGCGCGGTGCTCACCGAACGGGCCACGGCGATGCTGGACGACCACCGGGCGGCGGTCGCCGACGTGCACGGCCGCCAGGACCTGCTGTGGGAGACCACCCGGGCCAACCTGGCCGAGCTGCGGCCGGTCTTCGGCCTGCCGCAGCCCGGCCCCCGCGTCCCGGGGCCGCGCGGGGCGGCGGGCGGTACGCATCCGCGCGGGGCGGAAGGCGGCACGGATCCGCGCGGGGCGGAAGGCGGCACGGATCCGCGCGGGGCGGCGGGCGGCACGGGTCCGCGCGGGGCGGCGGGCGGCACGGGCCCTTCACCTTCCGGACATCCCACCGGAGAGAGCGTTCACCCGGACGGAGTTCACGGACCGGCGGAACGTCCGTAG
- a CDS encoding tetratricopeptide repeat protein — MGQTFTGLLKAVRARAASAGGPGQPVPAAAAALRLCGDYLGSLPGAGPREDGARTRLVVAVGALTSACSPGAEGLFDALLRTARCALDTGGAPEAHLALALATEATGMRERSKGAWRLRGHALDALGRRDEAVRAYERHLTLQQNPGPAQEIIRRTETLRDLRRLLEDAAGLVPDGEDAARLRALYDAPADRARAGFADVVRRRSAEAGGLGDPAVRDLTASYAAFRRLLDRDRTADPLLGGTEPAGVPALRRLVEGRSVCVVAEAARIAEEERTPGSALAGMIDGYDVVVRCDEPRGAGGHADRRTDLHAVTLRGDTPWDGPAWDHRAGTRLVFGDPLSDWRRTLRARLVPGAQDRIGDASLRRPLTDPALIGESGWSARTTTAFTVLRLLDFLDTAGRLDLVGFGLPGQLLPPERAWITAHATHEDVTDLRTELR; from the coding sequence ATGGGCCAGACCTTCACGGGCCTGCTCAAGGCCGTACGGGCCAGGGCGGCTTCGGCGGGCGGACCGGGGCAGCCGGTGCCGGCCGCGGCGGCCGCGCTGCGGCTGTGCGGCGACTACCTCGGCTCCCTCCCCGGGGCCGGGCCCCGGGAGGACGGGGCCAGGACCCGTCTGGTGGTGGCCGTCGGCGCCCTCACCTCGGCGTGCTCACCGGGCGCGGAAGGGCTCTTCGACGCCCTGCTGCGGACCGCCCGGTGCGCCCTGGACACCGGGGGCGCACCGGAGGCGCACCTCGCCCTGGCCCTCGCCACGGAGGCCACCGGGATGCGTGAACGGTCCAAGGGGGCGTGGCGGCTGCGCGGGCACGCGCTGGACGCCCTCGGCCGGCGCGACGAAGCGGTACGCGCCTACGAACGCCACCTGACGCTCCAGCAGAACCCCGGCCCCGCGCAGGAGATCATCCGCCGCACCGAAACCCTCCGGGACCTGCGCCGCCTGCTGGAGGACGCGGCCGGCCTGGTCCCCGACGGCGAGGACGCCGCCCGGCTCCGCGCCCTGTACGACGCGCCGGCCGACCGCGCGCGGGCCGGATTCGCCGACGTCGTACGGCGCCGGAGCGCCGAGGCGGGCGGCCTGGGCGACCCGGCGGTGCGGGACCTGACCGCCTCGTACGCCGCCTTCCGCCGGCTGCTGGACCGGGACAGGACGGCGGACCCGCTGCTGGGCGGCACCGAGCCGGCCGGGGTCCCGGCGCTGCGCCGGCTGGTCGAGGGCCGTTCCGTCTGCGTGGTGGCCGAAGCGGCGCGGATCGCGGAGGAGGAGCGGACCCCGGGCAGCGCCCTGGCCGGGATGATCGACGGTTACGACGTGGTGGTGCGCTGCGACGAGCCGCGCGGGGCGGGGGGCCACGCGGACCGCCGTACCGATCTGCACGCCGTCACGCTGCGCGGTGACACGCCGTGGGACGGGCCCGCCTGGGACCACCGGGCCGGGACCCGGCTGGTCTTCGGCGACCCGCTCTCCGACTGGCGCCGGACCCTGCGCGCACGGCTCGTGCCCGGTGCCCAGGACCGCATCGGCGACGCCTCGCTGCGCCGCCCGCTGACCGATCCCGCGCTGATCGGCGAGAGCGGCTGGAGCGCCCGCACCACCACCGCCTTCACCGTGCTGCGGCTGCTGGACTTCCTGGACACCGCCGGCCGGCTCGACCTCGTCGGCTTCGGGCTGCCGGGACAGCTGCTGCCGCCGGAACGGGCCTGGATCACGGCCCACGCCACCCACGAGGACGTCACCGACCTGAGGACCGAACTCCGTTGA
- a CDS encoding MarR family winged helix-turn-helix transcriptional regulator produces the protein MDYSHDDTRLALQPIGYWSWAAHDATVTHIRAALAEHGLTQPPWWVLNQLVGADGEGRPRSEVVALLRGYLDVGDALEPEIDTLVARGLVTQDRTARLRLTPEGHALRDKAYERVARARAEIHDGIPDEEFVAALKVLQRMIHNVGGRAWHH, from the coding sequence ATGGACTACTCACACGACGACACCCGACTCGCCCTCCAGCCCATCGGCTACTGGAGCTGGGCCGCCCACGACGCGACCGTCACCCACATCCGCGCCGCACTGGCCGAACACGGCCTGACCCAGCCGCCGTGGTGGGTCCTCAACCAGCTCGTCGGGGCGGACGGGGAGGGACGGCCCCGCTCCGAGGTCGTCGCGCTCCTCCGCGGCTACCTGGACGTGGGCGACGCGCTGGAACCCGAGATCGACACCCTCGTCGCCCGGGGCCTGGTCACCCAGGACCGCACCGCCCGGCTCCGGCTGACCCCCGAGGGCCACGCGCTGCGCGACAAGGCGTACGAGCGGGTCGCACGGGCGCGCGCCGAGATCCACGACGGCATCCCGGACGAGGAGTTCGTCGCCGCCCTGAAGGTCCTCCAGCGCATGATCCACAACGTGGGCGGCAGGGCCTGGCACCACTGA